One genomic window of Coffea eugenioides isolate CCC68of chromosome 1, Ceug_1.0, whole genome shotgun sequence includes the following:
- the LOC113776740 gene encoding SNF1-related protein kinase regulatory subunit beta-3, translated as MSHPCRDDQDATVVGFEVPRSPDSSYNNVYPGNEDEGREPPFVPPHLQQTMLNCPPTRDPSVSLPLPQNVTLNHLYLQNRETPRSVVALGVTHRFRSKFVTVVLYKPVQRRGSGST; from the exons ATGAGCCACCCATGCCGTGATGATCAA GATGCAACTGTTGTAGGATTTGAGGTTCCAAGGTCCCCTGATTCAAGTTACAACAACGTATACCCTGGGAATGAAGATGAGGGACGGGAACCACCTTTCGTCCCCCCTCATCTGCAACAGACCATGCTTAACTGCCCACCAACTAGAGATCCTTCTGTGTCCCTTCCGCTGCCACAGAATGTTACCCTGAACCATCTTTACCTACAGAACAGGGAGACTCCTCGCTCTGTGGTTGCACTTGGGGTCACCCATCGCTTTCGCTCTAAATTTGTCACAGTCGTGCTTTATAAACCAGTTCAAA